A stretch of DNA from Vanrija pseudolonga chromosome 6, complete sequence:
GCCCTCACCACGCTTCTCCGACTCGTTGATGAGCCATCCAATGTCGCGTGCCTGCGTGTGGACGTTGCACGAGACATACACCGCCGTCAGGGGCTTGAAGTTGAGGAACTGCTCGAGGAATGGCGTGTCGCATCCCTTGCGAGGGGGCTGGGTCGTCAGAAATGCCACACACATCACCACTCACGTCAATGACAATGCAAGAGTGCTCGCCACCAAAGCCCTTCTCTGCCAGTCCACCGAAGatgtcctcggccttgccacACAGCCAAGTCGTCTTGTCCTGGAGTCCATTCATACCCGCGTTCTTCCCTGCGGCGGCAATGCCCTCTGGAGAGACGTCGACACCGGCGATGCGCTCGAACTCGGGCGACAGTGTGATGCCGAACAGTCCAGAGCCGCAGTAAGTGTCAACCAGGTGCGTGGGGCGCTTGGCCGTGGACCCTGGTGGGAAAatggccttcttgacgtAGTCGGTGAGCGGGATGAGGATCGAGTTGTTGTTCTGGAAGAACGAGCCAGCCGAGAACGAGAAGAGGTAATCGCCAACCTTCTCGTACACAGCTTCCTTGTGGTTGGTAACCGCAATATGGGGGGTGTTGGCGTCGAACGTGGAGACATCAAACGGCTTCTCCTTCGACGGCAGCGGGTCGGGAGCAGGAAGCGAGTCTCGTAGCAAGAGAGTGGCGCCACGCTTGAAGGTGGAGATCGTCTCCTTGATCCGCTGGCGCTCGGGGCCAAGCTTGGCATTCAACACGTCTGTGGCAATGGGGCACTCCTCAATGTCCAAGACACCCGGCATTCCCTTGCGGTCAAAGCCAATCTTGCACGTCCACGTCCTCTCAGCGTTAAGCGACGCGTCCTCGGGgttctcctccttggcggcctcctGCGCCTTGGCCCACTTGGGGACGGCGTCAAAGTGCGGTGTGATCTTAGTACGGTAGGCCCACTGCTTCGGGCTGGCAATCGTAGGCAGGATCTCGGGCACCTTGGCCGCGTCAAGGAGCGAGTAGCGCTTGtacgcgaggtcgacggtgCGCTGCTTGTGCTTGAGCTGCAGGGCGTACGGAACGGGCTGGAGCTGGCAACCGCCACTGGAAGGTGTGAGCTGTTGCAATTCGTCGGACTCGTCTCGTCAACTCACCACTCGCCAAAGTACTTGCACCCCGCCTCGGGGTTCTTCCTGCGGTCGCCCTCTCCACCACGCAGGTCGTCACAGTACTCGACAATCTCGACCAGGTCGGCCGAGGTGCTGAACCGTTGGTTCTGGATGATCTTGGCCCGGATCTTGTCCCCGGGGTGGGCGAAGGGCACCACAATGGCCCACTTCTTGCCGTCCTTCTCGTACAACGACAAGCTCTCGCCTGCGCGGGTTAGCTCGCTTCACTACAAGCGAATGTAACCCACCAGAAACGgtcatgacgccgacggtCAGCTCAATCTCGGAAAACCGCTCCAGCTCCACGGGCGCGTCCCactcgctgtcgtcgcccttggcgagcacggcgtcggtgtactccttgccgaggaagtcgacgacgtcgtggtaCAGGATGTCTCCGGGCGAGTAGGGGTCGGGGAGAACGCGGCGGTTGCGCTTacgcttgcccttgccctgcgGGCCGTTGTtcttgcgctgctgctgctgctgctttggTGCGGGcttggacgaggacgggtcCACAGTGCTGTTCatggcggcctcctccttgacatCGGCAGAaggcgactcggcgcggacCCGCTTCGGCGGGGGTGTTGATGTTGGTGATGCGGCAGCTGACATTGCGCGAAGGGTGTAGAGTCTCGGAGTGGGGAGCGCGCTGGGGCGATAGAGTTGTCTAGGGATTGTCTGGAGTAGAGTACGAGCTGCAGACCGCATGCACCTCGTTGTTGCTTTGGTTGGAATCGCCAGTGGTCGATTGGATGGCCCGAAATTTCAAGGCTCACAGACACTGACAACAATCGCGGGGATGGAGTGGAATGGGAGCAGATCAGTCCCACGTGGCAAAGAGGGAGGGTCGAATAAAAAGCGCCACCTTCTAGGCCGCGCGTCTGACTGCAGTGACGCTGATGTACGGACGTCGATGACTGACTGCCTTGGACTGCTCGCACACGATTCTACGCAGTTCCTCGCATCATCACAATCAATAACACACCAATCATCATGGCAAGCGCAGAGGCATcatcgtcgaccgcctcgacatACGAGCCCGCAAAGGTCGAGGCTCTCAAGGCCTACCGTGCGGTGAGTAGCTGGCCCAGGACCTCTGACCAGCTGCTGACATGACGCAGAAAGTCAAGGAGCACCAGCAGATGTCGGACAACCTCAAGAAGAGTGGGTAGCTGCTGTGATGCTGGAAGTAGCTAACCCATGCCCAGTCCGCCTCAACATCCGCTCCCTGTCCGCCGACTATGACaagaccgaggacg
This window harbors:
- the SPAC4G8.07c gene encoding tRNA (uracil(54)-C(5))-methyltransferase, whose translation is MRSAARTLLQTIPRQLYRPSALPTPRLYTLRAMSAAASPTSTPPPKRVRAESPSADVKEEAAMNSTVDPSSSKPAPKQQQQQRKNNGPQGKGKRKRNRRVLPDPYSPGDILYHDVVDFLGKEYTDAVLAKGDDSEWDAPVELERFSEIELTVGVMTVSGESLSLYEKDGKKWAIVVPFAHPGDKIRAKIIQNQRFSTSADLVEIVEYCDDLRGGEGDRRKNPEAGCKYFGECGGCQLQPVPYALQLKHKQRTVDLAYKRYSLLDAAKVPEILPTIASPKQWAYRTKITPHFDAVPKWAKAQEAAKEENPEDASLNAERTWTCKIGFDRKGMPGVLDIEECPIATDVLNAKLGPERQRIKETISTFKRGATLLLRDSLPAPDPLPSKEKPFDVSTFDANTPHIAVTNHKEAVYEKVGDYLFSFSAGSFFQNNNSILIPLTDYVKKAIFPPGSTAKRPTHLVDTYCGSGLFGITLSPEFERIAGVDVSPEGIAAAGKNAGMNGLQDKTTWLCGKAEDIFGGLAEKGFGGEHSCIVIDPPRKGCDTPFLEQFLNFKPLTAVYVSCNVHTQARDIGWLINESEKRGEGKWRYELESLRGFDLFPQTAHVESVGVLRLVETN